From Streptomyces cyaneogriseus subsp. noncyanogenus, the proteins below share one genomic window:
- a CDS encoding aminoglycoside phosphotransferase family protein, translating into MYAASSSVSAPPRPLHRPAGGGPYLAPARPAAPVLGTGRPLRAAGPGTQPLSGRIDLSGPQGARLRTAIAAVHRICPEFSPVQVLRRSGRSVLLVGTTGRSTAVAKCLLDHSPAWAERSRHEIAAYRSFVRHRPPVRVPRLIAADPDHGTLVIERMPGRAAALQRHPAEAPQRADIRAALGAICRLNSWRPPAGTFDAPLDYAARISRYHELGLLTDRDLGDLQKLLRGIAHAAGRQGMGQFCHGDALLSNILLSPAGPVLVDWEHAGWYLPGYDLATLWAVLGDAPLARRHISQIAQSAGPASRDAFLVNLMLVLTREIRTYETAVQRSMHDTTPAAPGTAHPGAAPTGEEQRLLLRRLHDDCQLARRAVRAAVGTR; encoded by the coding sequence ATGTACGCAGCATCGTCCTCCGTGTCCGCCCCGCCCCGGCCGCTGCACCGCCCGGCGGGCGGCGGACCCTATCTCGCCCCCGCGCGCCCGGCGGCCCCCGTCCTCGGGACGGGCCGGCCGCTGCGTGCCGCGGGGCCCGGCACCCAACCGCTCAGCGGGAGAATCGACTTGTCCGGCCCTCAGGGCGCTCGGCTACGCACGGCGATCGCCGCGGTGCACCGCATCTGCCCGGAGTTCTCCCCGGTGCAGGTGCTGCGCCGCAGCGGACGCTCCGTGCTGCTGGTCGGCACGACCGGACGCAGCACGGCCGTCGCCAAGTGTTTATTGGACCACTCCCCCGCCTGGGCGGAGCGCAGCCGGCACGAAATAGCTGCTTACCGCTCCTTCGTCCGCCACCGCCCGCCGGTGCGGGTGCCGCGGCTGATCGCGGCGGACCCGGACCACGGCACCCTCGTCATCGAGCGGATGCCGGGGCGGGCGGCGGCACTCCAGCGGCACCCCGCGGAGGCGCCGCAGCGAGCGGACATCAGAGCGGCGCTCGGAGCCATCTGCCGGCTGAACAGCTGGCGGCCCCCGGCGGGCACCTTCGACGCCCCGCTGGACTACGCGGCGCGGATCTCCCGGTACCACGAGCTCGGGCTGCTCACCGACCGGGACCTGGGCGACCTGCAGAAGCTGCTGCGCGGCATCGCCCACGCGGCAGGGCGCCAGGGCATGGGCCAGTTCTGCCACGGCGACGCGCTGTTGTCGAACATCCTCCTGTCACCGGCCGGTCCAGTGCTGGTGGACTGGGAGCACGCGGGCTGGTACCTGCCGGGGTACGACCTGGCGACGCTGTGGGCGGTGCTCGGGGACGCGCCGCTGGCCCGGCGGCACATCAGCCAGATCGCGCAGTCGGCGGGCCCCGCCTCGCGTGACGCCTTCCTCGTGAACCTGATGCTCGTGCTGACCCGCGAGATCCGCACCTACGAGACCGCCGTGCAGCGTTCGATGCACGACACGACCCCGGCGGCACCGGGCACGGCCCACCCGGGCGCTGCGCCGACCGGCGAGGAACAGCGGCTGCTGCTGCGGCGGCTGCACGACGACTGCCAACTGGCCCGCAGGGCCGTGCGCGCGGCGGTCGGCACTCGCTGA
- a CDS encoding N-acetylmuramoyl-L-alanine amidase codes for MRGSVTDAGSVPALGRPRRTVRAAAAAALLLPPLLGAAPSGAPPAQDGRLQRAFAAAAAEYRVPQSVLLGVSYLQSRWDAHGGAPSVTGGYGPMHLTDARAALAETSHHDEGTEDPRGDDARAPLHPRPAPPDTAALPARLKTLPRAAELTGLSAEALRTDPAANVAGGAALLAAAQRELGEPLSRDPADWYGAVARFSGADDSATAAAYADDVYEVIRAGERRTTDAGQRVVLPARPELAPDTAQLAQAGLRAPADAGTECPRTVSCEWIPAPYEEFGDGDYGNHDLADRPASPSIRYIVVHDTEGAWDGVLNMVQDPTYVSWHYTLRSTDGHIAQHVKAENVAWHAGNWYVNAKSIGLEHEGFLAEPDAWYTEAMYRSSARLVKYLARKYGIPLDRQHILGHDNVPGPTAGTIPGMHTDPGPYWDWRHYFRLLGRPIEPGAGRNADVVTIRPDYARNRPEYTGCAVRGEPCASHGSSAVRLYADHDVEAPLIRDIGLGTVPTTGVNDLSSRVSTGQSYAVADRWGDWTAIWYLGQKAWFRNPAEDPVAVPAAGRTVTPREGLESIPVYGRAYPEKAAYPAGVPAQAVSPLPYRLPEGQRYVVGDEVPGEYYYAVTFAPDTHRTVIGEDRYYQIQFGHRVAFVRAADVRVVP; via the coding sequence TTGCGAGGTTCCGTCACCGACGCCGGCTCCGTCCCCGCCCTCGGACGTCCGCGCCGCACGGTCCGTGCCGCGGCCGCCGCGGCCCTGCTCCTGCCGCCGCTGCTGGGCGCGGCCCCGTCCGGCGCCCCTCCCGCCCAAGACGGCCGTCTCCAGCGGGCCTTCGCCGCGGCGGCGGCCGAGTACCGCGTACCGCAGAGCGTGCTGCTGGGCGTCTCCTACCTCCAGTCCCGCTGGGACGCGCACGGCGGCGCCCCGAGCGTGACCGGCGGCTACGGCCCGATGCACCTCACCGACGCCCGCGCCGCGCTTGCTGAAACGTCACATCACGACGAGGGCACCGAAGATCCGCGCGGCGACGACGCCCGCGCCCCGCTGCACCCGCGGCCCGCTCCCCCGGACACCGCCGCCCTGCCGGCCCGGCTGAAGACCCTGCCGAGGGCGGCCGAGCTGACCGGGCTGAGCGCCGAGGCGCTGCGCACCGACCCGGCCGCCAACGTGGCGGGCGGTGCCGCGCTGCTCGCCGCCGCCCAGCGGGAACTGGGCGAGCCGCTGAGCCGTGACCCCGCGGACTGGTACGGGGCGGTGGCCCGGTTCTCGGGCGCCGACGACTCGGCGACGGCGGCGGCCTACGCCGACGACGTGTACGAGGTGATCCGCGCGGGCGAGCGGCGCACCACGGACGCCGGGCAGCGCGTCGTCCTGCCGGCCCGGCCGGAGCTGGCACCGGACACCGCCCAGCTCGCGCAGGCGGGCCTGCGGGCCCCGGCCGACGCCGGCACGGAGTGCCCGAGGACGGTGTCCTGCGAGTGGATCCCGGCCCCGTACGAGGAGTTCGGGGACGGCGACTACGGCAACCACGACCTGGCCGACCGGCCCGCCTCCCCCTCCATCCGGTACATCGTCGTCCACGACACCGAGGGCGCCTGGGACGGCGTGCTGAACATGGTGCAGGACCCCACCTATGTGTCGTGGCACTACACGCTGCGCTCCACCGACGGGCACATCGCCCAGCATGTGAAGGCCGAGAACGTGGCCTGGCACGCGGGCAACTGGTACGTCAACGCCAAGTCCATCGGCCTGGAGCACGAGGGCTTCCTGGCGGAGCCGGACGCCTGGTACACCGAGGCGATGTACCGCTCCTCGGCGCGGCTGGTGAAGTACCTGGCCAGGAAGTACGGCATCCCGCTGGACCGGCAGCACATCCTGGGCCACGACAATGTGCCCGGCCCGACCGCCGGGACGATACCGGGCATGCACACCGACCCGGGCCCGTACTGGGACTGGCGGCACTACTTCCGGCTGCTGGGCCGTCCCATCGAGCCCGGCGCGGGCAGGAACGCGGATGTGGTGACGATCCGCCCCGACTACGCCCGCAACCGCCCCGAGTACACCGGATGCGCGGTCCGGGGTGAGCCGTGCGCGTCGCACGGCTCCAGCGCGGTGCGGCTGTACGCGGACCATGACGTCGAGGCGCCGCTCATCAGGGACATCGGCCTGGGCACGGTCCCGACGACCGGGGTGAACGATCTGTCCTCGCGGGTGTCGACCGGCCAGAGTTACGCGGTCGCCGACCGGTGGGGGGACTGGACGGCGATCTGGTACCTGGGCCAGAAGGCATGGTTCCGCAACCCGGCGGAGGATCCGGTGGCGGTGCCCGCGGCGGGCCGGACGGTGACGCCCCGGGAGGGCCTGGAGAGCATCCCCGTCTACGGGCGGGCCTACCCGGAGAAGGCGGCCTATCCGGCCGGCGTGCCCGCCCAGGCGGTGTCACCCCTGCCGTACCGGCTGCCCGAGGGGCAGCGGTACGTCGTCGGGGACGAGGTGCCCGGCGAGTACTACTACGCGGTCACCTTCGCCCCCGACACGCACCGGACGGTGATCGGCGAGGACCGTTACTACCAGATCCAGTTCGGCCACCGGGTCGCGTTCGTGCGCGCCGCCGACGTGCGGGTCGTTCCCTGA